The stretch of DNA TTGCTGGTAAATTCTTTTTgtgctctgaattataggaagatcatctcccatagacactatTTTATTGGAATAATTcaaaattgaaattttttttccagGTTAACTGAAAAAGAGTGTATGTTGTACTCAATCAGCAGCATTTAAACATGAGGCACCTTGTACATTTACAATTAATTATGAAATTGTAACAATTGGTTATATAACTTGAACCATTCAGCAagatattatacagtatataccctcTTAGATACTGTTCATAGTTATGATAATCTTTACAGGAAGCCCATGGTAAGCGCTACGCATGCTCGTAATCAGGGCTCTTCTTATGTATCTGGAAAAGACAACAGTGTCTAGATCCTGCGGGAAAAGGATCTGAGAGATGGTTGTGGCACGTCTTGATAAGGATCCCTGCCTTGGCTGATTTAGTTGAAGTTGTACATTCAGATACCTAACTCCGTCACGCTCAAATGACCCTTGCATATCCAATCTAATATTCTCAGAAGAAGCCATAGTGTGGATGCGATCGGGGAAACAAAAGTTAGCATCTACTCTGCTAATGAGATTGGAGGCTTCAGTAAATTGGTCTTGTGATGGTTGGCGAAAATTATTATTAGGCACTGGGACGGCTGTTAGTACCAGCTGTCGGTTGTTTCCCGTGTCTGTTATTCTGCAGATCTCTTCATCTCCATCAGCACGTTTCCTTCGGTGATGATAATCACAGTCACTAAATACTTTCCCGCAATAATCCCAATCTTCATTATAGCTTGTGTAGCACCAGGTGTAATCGTAACCGTGTGAATCACATGGGTGATCTTTTCGGCATGTCTCTCCTTTTGCAGTTACATCCTTTAATGGTGAGCATTTTTCATTTTCTCCATATATGTCtctacatttaaaatattttccatCAAACATACAATCAGTAACACAAAGACTTACATCTGAAGTATATAAGCGATCAAACTCTTCAACTACATGGCCACATTTACTCCATCCTTCGCTTGTAAAACACTGTTCGTACTTAGAACCCATGACCTTCTGACAACCTGATAAACACGGCCTGTAATAGGAATCATAACCTTCTTCAGGGGAGCAGTAGTCCCACCAACCACTGTTACCACCTGTGTGTTCACACCAATAGTACTCTTTTTTATATTGTTCACAAGCGGTTCTGCAAGTCCCACCATTGCTTGTAGTATAGACTTGTCTTGATAAAGCCAACGGCAGCAGAACAGCAGTGAGCAGCCAGCCGACAATAGATCTGAGGAACATCTgtaaaagaaacaattttttcccttttcagTTTGATACTTGtagacatgaaaataaaaatcagcctaataaaaaaaatctttttctatATATTGTACTTCTACCACTGAATAGGGCTTTTATCATTTTCCCtagtggtttaaatttaaacaacagGGCTTATTTACGTCCATAAGGGCAGTGAGCCACTTACTAACTAAGTTAACTAACTGCCATAACCAGGGTGAGCTTCACTGAACTACCCTAAAACTAGTGGGCTGAACAATAAAGATGCTAGTGCTGTTAACAATCACCTGGGCTTATGCTTAGGCCCTTAGCATTATCAATTATCTCTACAGCAAAGAGTCCTAGGGAAGGTCCTACATTCTTTATAATACATTTGCAGGGCAATTCTTTCATTGTGACCGTGTAACAATAGCATTAAAGTAGCATCTTCTACAGACGGATCCTTTTTTTAACCCGGGACACAAGTGCTAAAGCACCAAGGGGTACAAGTGCTCATATACTTGCACACCGGGGACTGCTGCTCCCTGCAGCTAGAGCTGGATTAAAAATCTGAATGACGTGCAAGTTAGGGGCAGGTGGGGGAACACCTAATGCAGGCAGCACTTGATTAAAGGGGTATGTAGCTGGTCTCTGCACTCTGAAAGGGAGGGCTGCAGCAAGTTGGAGTTTGTCTGTGTTGATAAGAAGACAGATAAGAAGAGAGAAGCATTCTTTAGCTTGTGTGAAGCCTGTGTAATGGGTGAAATGCACATTGGGTCAGAAGTTTTTGGACCTACTGACGCTATGAACTGGTTTACTGATGGTGAGACCGACTGTGGGTTTATGTCCTGTCTGATCAGcatgtagaccaggggtccccaacctttcttactcatgagccacagtcaaatgtaaaaagacttggagagcaacacaagcatcataaaagttcatggaggagccaaataagggctgtgattggctattaggcagcctctatgcacactatcagcttacaggggctttatttggtaggaaatcttgtttttattcaaccaaaacttgccccaaagtcaggaattcaaaaataactccctggtttgggggcactgagagcaacatccaaggggttggggagcaacatgttggggatcactgatgtagaataTGTAGAGACAAACTATAGTAAGTGGGTTCCTGGGTTTATGTTCTACCTATATTTTCTACTTTTGACTTTAATGAATGTTACTGGCAAGGGTTTGAAAAGAACAGGACTATTTATTTAAGGACATTTTAAGTCCTTTTTAGGATTATTTAGAGTGCATCTTTGGAGTCTGgttaatttctttttttgtctGTGGCTAGTTACACCATTCaggacacagtgtgcaaagtacaaaaaaaatgatgattACTTTTTTGCAGTTTATGCTTCAGGTCCTGCATTGTAAGTCACCTCTTAGGTGTTTTCTCTGCTGTCAGAAAAATGCCCAACTCAGCCCCTTGTAAATAGTAAGTGACATCTATGGACATCTATGGGGGGGACACTTTGGCGAATTAATGCTagtatatggaagtgcaaggagcatgtcaAGGCACAAATACCTTGAATGAATATGGCCAATACCTGCGCCAGTTCAGTTTCATTCATTCAATGGCCCTTCTGATATTCTATTAACTTGGGCCTTTTCCCTACACTAGTTATGTAATTGTGGTAGGCTGGGAGCTATCTCACAAATCATCCTTTCTGCAGTTTGTAAAGCAATCCAGAGCAGAATGTTTCCTTAGTTGCtgaagttaaggtccccatacacgggccgatagtagctgccgatatcggtcccttggaccgattcggcagctaatcggcccgtgtatgggcactcccgacaggcctgcccgaccaagatctggcctgaaatcggccagatctcgatcgggcaggttagaaaatctggtcggatcagggacagcatcggctggttgatgcggtccccgaaccgactttgccattgcccgttgttgtaattcgatcgtttggccccagggccaaatgatcgtattaccctggattctcccgatatcgcccacctgtaggtggggcatatcgggagaagatccgctcgcttggcgatcttatagtgtatggggacctttacttaggTCATTGCAATGCTAGAAACATGGTTAATGTATATATGTGACCAAGTCTGGTAgaacatctaaaagcttgcaaagtTTATAGGAGTTGTCCAAGGCAAAAtacaagccatattttcaatttaagaTTTTCAAGTTTATGAGTTTTTCCTATTCagatgtttttaataaataagcaaacattcaagttgccagtttatttgaagtagaaaaaaacccTGTATAATctcacaaacttgaattttgataaataagcccaaatgAGTAGGTTGTATCCCAACCAGTGAAGCTCTGTGTCTTCATTTGTCCAAAGGGAAAAATTGTGTTTAGGTAACTCAATTATTACATTGCATTTGCTCTATATTTTTACACacaatactataaatatataaaaaatgtgcttTATATGTTTTTTCAGTGCTACATAATTACTAAAAAGGACATCAAAGCAGAGAATTCACAAAAATAgtaatttttatacaaaataagGAGCGAGTTAGCTggccacaatagatctctgctacagcaACTAACCTTCCCGAAATGATATTTTTGTCACCTATTTTATGTTGGCAATAAGctacttttatatataaaatgatgtTTATAAACCTATTGTTATTTCATtccagttatccagaaaatgctaaatgttttttctttcacCATAAAATGAAAAGTGGCAGTAGAGTTGGAATTCTGGCGCATTTCTCTTTGTGAATATGGAGATTGTATTTACACCAGTTTTAataccacttttactccaaaaaaatctccacttttgtgaattccccccacaGAGTTATAATAACCATGTCCAAGCCTCTTGCAGTGCCATCACAGAGTGGTATTAACCCGGGGGGAAATCAGGCAGATACCAGTACTGCTGCACATGGAGTGCATTTTAATTGAAAGCTCCACaacattatatacacatattattTGTCTGTATTTATACCTGTATCACATAGCAACCAACAATTATCTATTGGTTTGATGATCTATTgtaattagaattaaaaaaatatcattatTATGACCTGCAGGTCTATGGCAAAGGGAATAACCTAATGctttcagggccggatttgtggcgaggccacaaaggcccgggcctagggcggcagaaacttagaggcggcatgccgccccgccgcacaaaaattctgacattttgctcccatatggagcgctggggatttctccccagcgctccttatgggagtttaaatgtccgcgcatgcgcgcttgcgtctGCGCGGCGTGGGGGAGGTGGTttattcgcgcatgcgcagggggggaatagggggcggcctaggggcgctcggatttgaaatccggcgctgaatgCTTTTGCAAGGTCTGTTTATTATCTAGCACAAAAGTCTTCAGCCACATATAGGTTGGACTCCATCTGCTTAGAGAGTCTTATGCTTAAGATTAATCTCACCTTCAAATCCAGAATTCTATTCAGTGTGAAATATCACGTTTCCGAGGTCCTGTATCTGATGTATAGAAATCACCAGTTTTATATATGCATACCTCTGTAATCATTTACCCTCATCAATACAATTCAAAACCAGTTTGTTCACTGGGTCTTTTTCAGGTATCTGTGGAAGTGGACTTTAATCATCAGTAAATGGGAggttttctgtgttttgttttggGTAAACATTGCTCACATGCTTGAGAAAGGTTAGTGAACCCTATgacctggacctttgtttacctttaatgttcaagtctcttttgaatttccttctgagtgacccacgcgtcagtagctaaattactagcattggatctattaaaagggaagccttcattagctggctcctcagatgtataggcAGATGAAGAATAATAGTtaaaaatttctgtttttttcctgttcacatcaaccaactgacccccctgtgataataagggtcccaccccttcttgcttcatttataGCAGATGAATTAAAATGGTCTTAAAGACTCTAAAGCAAGGCCCTGCCAAGTTTGAAAGGACATTTGTACGTAGAAGAACAGGACGTTGGCAATATAAATATCTCAGGTACCGGTTACCTTTGCAAGGAAAGGTCTCTCCATATCAGAAAACCTGCAGTGGGGCGTCtcttctttttgtctttttttaacatGGAGCTAGGGTTGTATGGAGATGGTTTAGCCAGTCACAATATGGAGCAACACAcgcagggaaccctggaattaatgtTTGCTTTTAGCAGGGAGATTTTGCTGCCCTGAGGTAGAGCAAATTGTGGGTGGGCCACATTAATAATACAGAGATTTAAAGTGCAGTGAAGAATGAATGAATCAATGAATTTTGGGTCTAAAGTAaccaggagtggatttttgccTTCCCTGACAACTACCGAGGCGAGTTTCTCaatttgctttatggcagcagcacccctggccTTAAGACAGGTGTAATGTATAGGGCTCCCTGATACCAGAGTGCACCCTGCCTGGTGCCCACTGCTGCAAAAAGGTGCAATCAACATTTTGGtgacaaaaatacaataaattatcACCATTAGATAAAGGCATGAATTGCATGTTGACTTGCATAGACACTATTTTATTGGAATCATTCaaaattgaaaaacattttccaggTTAACTGAAAAAAGAGTGGACTAATGTTTTACTCAGTAATCAGCAGCATTTAAACATGAGGCAACCGTTCAGCAAGATATCATATATACCCTCTTAGATACGGTTCATAGTTATGTTAATCTTTGAAGGAGGTCCATGGTAAGCGCTACGCATGCTCATAATCAGCGCTCTTCTTATGTATCTGGAAAAGACAACAGTGTCTAGATCCTGTGGGAAAAGGATCTGAGCGATGGTTGTGGCACGTCTTGTTGAGGTTCCTCCCCTTGGCTGATTTAGTTGAAGTTGTACATTCAGATACCTAACTCCGTCACGCTCAAATGACCCTTGCATATCCAATCTAATATTCTCAGAAGAGGCCATGGTGTGGATGCGATCGGGGAAACAAAAGTTAGCATCTACTCTGCTAATAAGATTGGAGGCTTCAGTAAATTGTGCTTGTGTCGGTTGGCGAAAACTATTATTAGGCACTGGGACGGCTGTTAGTACCAACTCACGTTTGTTTCCTAAGTCTGTTATTCTGCAGATCTCTTCATCTCCATCAGCACGTTTCCTTCGGTGATGATATTTACAGGCACTAAATACTTTCCCACAATAATCCCAATCTCCATTATAGTTTGTGTAGCACCAGGTGTAAACTTTACCGTGTGGATCACATGGGTGATCTTTTCGACACAGCTCTCCTTTTGCAGTTACATCCTTTAATGGtgaacatttttcattatttccatATATGTCTCTACATTTATAATATTTTCCATCAAGCATACAATCAGTAACACAAAGACTTAAATCTGGAGTATATAAGCGATCAAACTCTTCAACTACATGTCCACATTTACTCCATCCTTCGCTTGTAAAACACTGTTCGTACTTAGAACCCATGATCTTCTGACAACCTGATAAACATGGCCTGTTATAGGAATCATAACCTTCTTCAGGGGAGCAGTAATCCCACCAACCACTGTTACCACCTGTGTGTTCACACCAATAGTACCCTTTTTTATATTGTTCACAAGCGGTTGTGCAAGTCCCACCATTGCTTGTAGTATAGACTTGTCTTGATAAAGCCAATGGCAGCAGAACAGCAGTGAGCAGCCAGCCCACAATAGATCTGAGGAACATCTgtaaaagaaacaattttttcccttttcagTTTGACACTTGtagacatgaaaataaaaatcagcctaataaaaaaaaacctttttctaCATATTGTACTTCTACCACTG from Xenopus tropicalis strain Nigerian chromosome 8, UCB_Xtro_10.0, whole genome shotgun sequence encodes:
- the LOC100486425 gene encoding uncharacterized protein LOC100486425, whose translation is MFLRSIVGWLLTAVLLPLALSRQVYTTSNGGTCTTACEQYKKGYYWCEHTGGNSGWWDYCSPEEGYDSYNRPCLSGCQKIMGSKYEQCFTSEGWSKCGHVVEEFDRLYTPDLSLCVTDCMLDGKYYKCRDIYGNNEKCSPLKDVTAKGELCRKDHPCDPHGKVYTWCYTNYNGDWDYCGKVFSACKYHHRRKRADGDEEICRITDLGNKRELVLTAVPVPNNSFRQPTQAQFTEASNLISRVDANFCFPDRIHTMASSENIRLDMQGSFERDGVRYLNVQLQLNQPRGGTSTRRATTIAQILFPQDLDTVVFSRYIRRALIMSMRSAYHGPPSKINITMNRI
- the LOC116406592 gene encoding uncharacterized protein LOC116406592, whose protein sequence is MFLRSIVGWLLTAVLLPLALSRQVYTTSNGGTCRTACEQYKKEYYWCEHTGGNSGWWDYCSPEEGYDSYYRPCLSGCQKVMGSKYEQCFTSEGWSKCGHVVEEFDRLYTSDVSLCVTDCMFDGKYFKCRDIYGENEKCSPLKDVTAKGETCRKDHPCDSHGYDYTWCYTSYNEDWDYCGKVFSDCDYHHRRKRADGDEEICRITDTGNNRQLVLTAVPVPNNNFRQPSQDQFTEASNLISRVDANFCFPDRIHTMASSENIRLDMQGSFERDGVRYLNVQLQLNQPRQGSLSRRATTISQILFPQDLDTVVFSRYIRRALITSMRSAYHGLPVKIIITMNSI